A window of Ciconia boyciana chromosome 9, ASM3463844v1, whole genome shotgun sequence genomic DNA:
AAGGGACCTCTGGAGCTTTATGGTCCAACCCCCTATATACAACAGGGTCGAGTAGAGCAGGGGCCTTGTCTGGCTGAGTTTTAGTAGCTCCAAGAATGGAGATCCTACAGCCTGTCTGGTCTCCCCTTCCAGGGTTTGACCCCCCTCACTGGGacaaattttcttcttataTTGAGTCTCTCATCCTGTGcctgtgcacctctgagaagcGTGTGGCTCCAGCCTCTCTGCGCCCTCCTGTTAGGTCGTGTCAAACAGCAGTAAGGCCTTCCTgttgtcttctcttctcccagctaaACAGATCCCACcttctcagcctctccttgtgcATCTTGTATGCCTACCCCGACCAGTTTTGTGGCCTCTTCTGGGCTCACTCCACTAAACCAAAGTCTGTCTTTTACTGCACCTAGTATTCCAGATGCGGTCTCCCCTAAGAGAGGGGAAGGCAACCGCCTGTTGTCGGCCAACTTGTCGAGAGTGCACTCTGTCCTGTTGCCCATGTCATTGACAAAGGCATTAAACAGTATGTGCACAAAGATCTCCTTAACTTGGAAAGCTGTACCATCTCCAGAGTGATGTATAAATGCTGTCTTTGACAGAGGCATTAATTACCACTTCTGCTGCTTGTTGTTTTTTGTGAAAACGactatatttttatctttctgccACTTCATTTTGTGCAGGGACACTCAGGAAACAAACGTGTTCGTTTGCTTTGATATTCTAGGCTCCACtgtttctccccccccccccccctttcccacAGTGAAAGTGGAAACAACAGTTTCTTTgtctgaagaatatttttaacctATTGCTATGCATAACCTCGGGTTTTGTTTCCATACATGTAAAGGTTCTCACATGGAGATTCAGTTACCCAGTTTATCTGTAACACGTTTTGCAAATTTGCAGTTTCTAGCTATTGGCTTTACGCGTTCATCGCACTCTCTTCTTTGCTGTTGGTCTTACCAATCTCTCTGCTCCGGTAGGCTTCATAGAGCATTTGCTGAATGACAACAGAAAAGTTCCTTGCTGGTAAGGGTAACTTAGCTCTTTTACAAAAGAACTGTTTACAGAGATACTGCAACTGCaagcagggtggggagggagggagtcaGCCACCGTCCTTACTCTCGCCTGCTGCAACTTTGGGTCCTCCTGTGCCAATTCAGACAAGTCTATTTATCTCAAACTGCTTCTAAATCAAAACATAACTTTAAAACTTACCTCAAACACAAGGGAAAGGCCACAGCAACGTGAGTGCAGGAGCACACCAGCCTGCCCTTGGAGAGATGTCTCATATAGGACACCATGTCAGTCATTTGGCTCATCTTCCCTTGTTCTGGAAGCCGCATGGGGCAAGATCTGCTCTGGCTCAGGAGGAACTTGCTCTGACTGGAAATTAGCATAGACACTGTACCTCTGCTCCTGTGCATTCTGGTGCTTGCCTGACTGctgcatttcctttctgtcctctACGAGCGACGATTTCTAAAGCAACCAGAGTGACTGTACACAGCACCCCTGCCAAAAAAGCTCTTTCCGAAAGCCAGAGTTCTGCTCTGTTGCCTTCATCCCTATGAAAGTGGTGAGCAAGTGACatacagacttctttttttttttttttgaagattactgtcaagtttcttttctgcaaggagcagggtTTTCCCTGggcatttcaaaacacaaaaatccaGCAGTACTCAAAATCCAGTGATCAGTACAGGAGACCGTGCGTGGCCCTTGTGTGAGTAGCCACACTGTAGCTTTCTGTCACACTCAGTCTTGCAGAGCCATAAGCTTCCATCTTTCCTCTACAGTTTTAGTGGTGCCAGCTAGAAAACACCTAAACTCCCTCTGCTTTGAAAGGGAGATCTCTTTTTGTGGCAAGCGTTCACCAGTGCCTAGTCACCGCATTGGCTCTTATGGCAGCTCCCTGATGTCATACCTTTGGGATGCAGGAAATGTGAGCCATCCCGTCACACACCTCTCTCAGGTGTATTGTGACACCAGGAACTAACTGATCCctctaaataaatattaacaaacACATGAGAGAGACTTGTAGTCTCCTAAATCTGCCTTTCTGCcaggaaggcaagaaaaagtGGCAGCGTATCAGtccttgtgtttgtttttctatgGCCAAAGTTGCGATCTGAGCCAGACAGGACGTTGCAAGATAGCAAACTTCCCTTCAAATTTTAGAAGACAATGCCCCTCTCATCTCTGCCTGCAGTCCTGTCAGTGAATAAACATTGCTGTCTCCAAAGGAGAGTGCTTCCAAGGGCAGGGCTCATGAGACAGACGAGTTGATGTATTGaagaagaggggagaaggaTGCAGAACGTATGAAGGCCTCTCAGCAGTCTGAGTCCCCTGGTATGTTGCACAGGGTAGCGATCTATCTTGCATGTGACAGATGGCTCCAAGTTTCATATTCCTCCTCTGACTTGGTTGTGCGGGGCTCCTTTTTGCAATCAGTGGGAAGAGACAGAGACTTCCACAGCATGATTCCCATGAGCTGGTTTAGATACCAGCCTGGGATAAGACGAGTTGTGTTCTATGGGGCATAAAAGAGCAGATGCTAAAATCCTGTGTAGCTTAAAGActgtgaagaggaagaagtatagTCCAGTTCCTCAGGCGTTACTTCCCCTTCTCTTCACTTCACTAGCCAGAGAAGGCCTGGGAAATTGATTTGAAGCACTTGGAGTCTCTGGTGGATGAGAAGACAGCTTGCCTCATTGTGAACAACCCGTCAAACCCCTGTGGCTCTGTGTTCAGCAAGAGCCACCTCCAGAAGATCCTGGCAGGTGAGCCTGCCTGTGTGTATCTGGGGCGTGGTTGCAGTCTAGTGTCTGCCCACATTGCCCATGTCTTGATCACCGTGGCCCAGGGCTTTGCTCCTCTCCTCATGACTGACTCCAGCTCAGGAAGCAGGGCTTGGTCGGTGTGAAGGTGTTGCCTTATCTGGGCAAGAGCAGGCAGAGCGTGTGTCTCGCTCTTCCTCAAACGCTCTGTGTGGCTTGGACTGCTCGTCTGTCCGCTCTGGCTCCGCAGAGGGAGAGCGTTCCCAGGGAGCCCTACGCTTCCCGAGCCCTGGCCTGTCAGTgggagggctgtgctgcctgcccccACAGGTGAGAGCAGAACTAGgctcagccagggcagggaTCTCCAATGCTTGGGCTCTCCGAATGAACGGTCTGTAGGGGGAAGATAGGGACCCTCTGCCCTGGGACAGAGCTTCCCTCAGAGCCCTGCCAGGCCCTGCAGCAAAGGGCAAGTCTGCTCCCACGGAGGATGCAGGGTGGCCAGGCTGAATGCCCTCTCTCCCACAGTGGCATCAAGACAGTGCGTGCCCATCCTTGCTGACGAGATCTATGGAGACATGGTGAGTGTCAGCTGCAGTCCTTTGCATCCCCACGCTGCCTGTCCTTTCTGAGGCACTTGCCCTTTGGCCATGGCAGCCAGGTCTCCGGAGGTGAGCGACAGCTCCACTCCCCTATACTGTGCCCGGGTCCATGCCTGGAGCTCCCAGTCCTCTGGTGTGCAGTCCTGGGGGTACCTCTCATGTCcagctcctttcctcttcccaaacGGGTCGCTTTCATGTGAGTGCGCTTACCATGTTCATACCTTGAAGCTGGGAGCTTTCACCATCAATTTCCCGTGgcttccctgcctcccttctTCTTGTGCCTCTTGCACGCCCCCACAGCTCTCACAGTAAGAGGTAGGGACAGCCCTAACACAGCCTCCTGTCACAGGTGTTTGCTGACTGCAAATACGAACCCATTGCAACTCTCAGCACCAATGTGCCAATCTTGTCCTGTGGTGGCTTGGCAAAGCGGTGGCTAGTCCCTGGCTGGCGGATGGGCTGGATCCTAATTCATGACAGGAGAGACATCTTCGGTAATGAGGTGAGGACTGCTGAGTGTCGCTGTCATGGCAACAGCCCTGCAGTGTCTTCAGTGTGTGGATCACCAGGGCTTTAACTGATACACGCACGTACTGCTCTTTTGCTCTCACGTGGGTGTCACCCAGTCGCTTACATGCTTTTCTGCACCTCTAGGCTTTTCATGTCCCTTCCTTACTCCACCTGCTCCCATACACGGCCTTCTACCCACATCTACACTGTAACACACTCCTTGTCTCCGCTGCTCCTTCGTATATGCCTTGTCCTTTTTGTGTGCTTCTAATTCTTTCTCCTCTCAAATAGCTCCAGTGTGCGCTGAAGGTATTGCATGGCTTATCCAGCATGTGGAGTCCACCTGTGGTCTCTATGTGCTCTTATATGGTTTCTCTTAAAAGTAAGTACGAAGCACCTCGCAGCGCTGCCAGTGCTTTACCTGGCTATTTGTTCAGCTGCGTTACAAGAACAACCATCTACTACAGTGACCTTTCCACCTAGAGGGctttctgcagaggaagagggagaagagaggaccAACTGAGTGAGCAGAAGAGCTAATGCTGGTTGTCCCTACCTGGCTTTGAAAGTGTGGATTGTGGGCCCAAACCtaagggaaatgcaaagtggTATTTGGAACAGCTCTGGCTTTATTTGTAGTAGCTATATTCCAGCCTGGCTTGAGTCAGATTGGGAAGCTCCAAAGGTTGTCTCTGTTGGTGTTACAATCTGTAACTGAGGAACAGAGAATGACACTGTAAACGGTCTGCAAATACCtggcatatatatatacatatacatatatatatatatatatagtcaaGCAAATGGTCTTTAGTACTCTGTATGCTCCCTGAAGAGAGGGGTGTGAACAGCTGTAGAAATACAGAGTAGGCCTTGGAGCTGTCCCTTTCCTTCAGGGAAGCACAGTCTGAGCAGCAAATACCACCATGTTTTTTCAGATCAGGGACGGCCTTCTGAGACTGAGTCAAAGGATCCTAGGACCCTGTACAATTGTCCAAGGGGCACTGGAACGTATCTTGCACCGAACACCCCCTGAGTTCTACCACAACACCCTCAGCATCCTCAAGGTAAACAGGCTGCAACAGGTCAGCACAGTTTGTTCGTGGATTGTTTGGAGAGTCATATCTTTTCAGCTCAtcatccctccccaccctgcttcAAGGTGCAAGTTCTGTCTGTGACTAGGAGAGCCCAACAAATCCAATTCCAGCAGGAGACATGGTAACTGGGGCAGAAATACTGACTGTGATAAGTTTcaggcagcccagccctgcagctggagctggtgaCCCAGGGGATGGGATGTTTGGCACTGACTTGCTGAGCTCAGCTCAGTCTCACCTGCTGTGCTCAAGGCCATGATCACCCATGCTGTTTGCGTTTGTTGTCCCTTTATTTGCAGTGGGCAAACCTGTTTATAGTCCTGGTCCAGAGCTTGGCTTCCATTTGCTGAGCTGCTTCCTGGAATTTCTCCTGTTTTGAAAtgtctcctttctgcttttcagtccAATGCTGACCTTTGTTATGCTGCCTTATCAGCTATCCCTGGCCTCCAGCCTGTCCGGCCCGCCGGAGCCATGTACCTCATGGTAAGCAAGGAGAGTGACATGCCATTTCCAGATCATCAACACTCACACCAGGTCTCGTTGCCAATGCTTGTCAACGGTTTCAGATTGGTGCTTGGCACCAGGTCTCCGTTACCGTGCATTTTCACATTGCCCTGGGCAGTAGACGCATCCCTTGGTCACTTTAGAAGGCCAGAATATGTTGTTGACTTCTCGCAGAGCAGAGGCTGGTACATTAACCCCCTTGTTCCTGCACAGAACTCAATGACTTGTACTTTGCAAGACAACGTTGTTTTACCTGGATTTGAAGCCTGCTGGCAATGGGAAGCCCCTACACCACAAGTCAGAGTATCATATCTCCTGTTGAAGATGTAGCCTTCTTCCTACTAGGATGTCTGTCTTCCGCCTATGCTGTTgcctctttttctgccttcttccatacctgggtttttttaaacttttgatGATGTggtgaaatttcctttttcatctcaGTGAGCTCAATTGAGACATTTAAGTCGCttaattttaacatgtttttaatctcctttttttttttttttttttttttgtctcatagTGTCTCCAGTTTTTcaccagcttttaaaaatgtggacCCAGAACTGGAGAACACTGCAATATCAGTCTCACTCATGTTCTATAGATAAGCCTCTATCAGTTGGCTCTGTTTCCAATCTTACGCAGAGCTACACAGGTCATTCTGCTTATGCTCTTTGTGTAGAGGCACAGCTCTGAGATTCTTTCACACCTATTGTATTTCTACTGTATCTGAACATTTAGttcaaattaaattatctggtaaaatttttcttccactggcTCTTTCTGAACTTCTGCATACAAATTATCTCTCGTCTGGTTTGTTTAAGAATATTGTCATGAGATGTTTAAAGTAATCTTTGGTTATAAACAAGTGGCCAGGATATCACTGTCCTTATGTGATAAAGGGACAGCCTCCTCCTTTCCAAATACAGAACGGAAATATTTATTGAACATTTTGGCATTTCAGTGTCATTTTACCAATTATATCATCCTGcaaggatttattttgtttgtgatGTTCTAGAACTTGctatctttggggtttttttaaaccaaaacattcgtttgtctttttcttaccATACGGATTTCTTGCATGACAGAATTATTAATGTATATTGACTAGAGTTCTCTCCCAAGCTCTTTTTCAAgatcttttttattccttttcactTCTAATTGGTTACTgtatctttgccttttttttttttactaaagtTGTCCTTAACTGAAATTCCAGCTTTACGTAGTTAATGAATACTTCTTAAAGAAGCCccaattttcatttatatgtttctgtttgtgtctTACATTCCAGTCAGCCCAAATCATGAGCAAAAATTGAGGGCAGACCGCTGCCCTTGACTGGGAAGTTGTTGGGCCACGTGGGTAAGCAGGGACACTGCAGATAGTTTTGGTGCCTTTGGTTGCCATGTTACATCCCTCTGCTGCAGGTTGGAATTGAGATGGAGCATTTCCCCGAGTTTGAAAATGATGTGGAGTTCACTGAGCGACTCATCTCGGAGCAGTCTGTGTTCTGCTTGCCAGCTACGGTGAGCCTACCGCTGAGAGCCCCCGGGAGCTGTGGGGCCAAAGCATGGGGACAGAAGCAACAGGGGTTTGCAGCCCTGAGCTCTGGGGACAGGTTGGGAGTTGTGTGTGCCGTGTCCGTGGTCTGTAATGGTGTGTACGTGCTGGCCGTGAGCTCCAAGTGCAGTGTGTAGGGATGGGGACTGGCGGTCTCTGGCCCACTAATAGCTCTCAGTCAGGCTGC
This region includes:
- the LOC140656927 gene encoding tyrosine aminotransferase-like, translated to MPIGPPVLPKLVFGGACAKESPFSSETKEEAKTQVWSCSSSRCSDKPEKAWEIDLKHLESLVDEKTACLIVNNPSNPCGSVFSKSHLQKILAVASRQCVPILADEIYGDMVFADCKYEPIATLSTNVPILSCGGLAKRWLVPGWRMGWILIHDRRDIFGNEIRDGLLRLSQRILGPCTIVQGALERILHRTPPEFYHNTLSILKSNADLCYAALSAIPGLQPVRPAGAMYLMVGIEMEHFPEFENDVEFTERLISEQSVFCLPATCFEYPNFFRVVITVPEEMILEACSRIQEFCEMHYQGAEGAQDLECDK